In Streptococcus respiraculi, one DNA window encodes the following:
- a CDS encoding histidine phosphatase family protein, translating into MTTVYFVRHCEPNYNNHNDLTRELSPKGLQDCQLVTDFLSDKEVDIVLSSPLKRAIDTVKPFAQSQNLTIQTVADFRERKIDDSWIEDFDSFTAKQWEDFSFKLENGESLQEVQNRNIAALQKCLQDYSEKTLVIGSHGTALSTILHYYSEHFGLNDFLRIKPLMPHIVCLEFDEFTLLSLKEYTLYKG; encoded by the coding sequence ATGACAACAGTTTATTTTGTTCGCCATTGCGAACCAAACTACAACAATCACAATGATTTAACAAGAGAATTATCACCAAAAGGTTTACAAGATTGTCAGCTAGTGACAGACTTCCTATCAGATAAAGAGGTTGACATCGTTTTATCCAGTCCATTAAAACGGGCTATAGATACGGTAAAACCCTTTGCTCAATCTCAAAATCTTACGATTCAGACGGTTGCGGATTTTCGCGAACGTAAGATTGACGACAGCTGGATTGAAGATTTTGATAGCTTTACAGCAAAACAATGGGAGGATTTTTCTTTCAAACTAGAAAATGGAGAGAGCCTCCAAGAAGTCCAAAATCGAAACATCGCTGCTTTACAGAAATGTTTACAGGATTATTCAGAAAAAACGCTTGTCATCGGAAGTCATGGGACAGCATTGTCAACTATTCTCCATTACTATAGTGAGCACTTTGGACTGAACGATTTTTTAAGAATCAAGCCACTCATGCCCCATATCGTTTGTTTAGAATTTGACGAGTTCACATTACTAAGTCTCAAAGAATACACATTGTATAAGGGATAG
- a CDS encoding LysM peptidoglycan-binding domain-containing protein, producing MRRIRNKRRTSNKLRLAIAGLIAMSSILIAGVVSADTYKVKSGDTLSQIALTYKTTVEELVALNQINNPNLIYVNQVLELYKLSDTVANVPLQVVSDPVVQETPVQETPVQTEPVQEVPSQVAPAQSAPIQETPASAAPAQTTQPVPTASPVPATSTVTDAEAEAKEWIAQKESGGSYTARNGRYYGRYQLTDSYLNGDYSPENQERVADAYVASRYGSWVAAKNFWLAHGWY from the coding sequence ATGAGACGTATACGTAACAAACGACGTACAAGTAATAAATTAAGATTAGCGATTGCAGGGCTTATTGCAATGAGTTCCATCTTGATTGCTGGTGTCGTAAGTGCTGATACCTACAAGGTGAAATCTGGAGATACTTTATCCCAAATTGCTCTTACTTATAAAACAACTGTTGAAGAATTGGTTGCTCTAAATCAGATTAATAATCCGAATTTGATTTATGTGAATCAAGTATTAGAATTATATAAGTTATCAGATACAGTAGCAAATGTGCCTTTACAAGTAGTTTCTGATCCAGTCGTTCAAGAAACACCAGTGCAGGAAACTCCTGTTCAAACAGAGCCAGTTCAGGAAGTACCAAGTCAAGTAGCTCCAGCTCAGTCGGCACCAATTCAAGAAACGCCAGCTTCAGCTGCACCAGCCCAAACAACACAGCCAGTTCCTACAGCAAGTCCAGTCCCTGCTACTTCTACGGTAACAGATGCTGAGGCAGAAGCCAAAGAGTGGATTGCACAAAAAGAATCAGGCGGTAGTTATACAGCTCGAAACGGTAGATACTATGGTCGCTATCAGTTAACAGATAGCTACTTAAACGGAGATTATTCTCCTGAAAATCAAGAACGCGTAGCAGATGCGTATGTAGCAAGTCGCTATGGATCATGGGTTGCAGCTAAAAACTTTTGGTTGGCACATGGTTGGTATTAA
- a CDS encoding energy-coupling factor ABC transporter ATP-binding protein, giving the protein MGITLQQVDYTYQANTPFEGRALFGVDLEIVDGSFTALIGHTGSGKSTILQLLNGLNIPTSGTVLIDEFCITPTSVNKDIKQVRKKVGLVFQFPESQVFEETVLKDVAFGPQNFGVSQEEAEAIAREKLALVGISEDLFDRSPFELSGGQMRRVAIAGILAMEPKVLVLDEPTAGLDPVGRRELMTIFKELHQAGMTVVLVTHLMDDVANFADHVFIMSNGKLVKSGSPRDVFQAVDFMESIQLGVPKMTKFAANLERRGFVFERLPITIDEFVEVIVHG; this is encoded by the coding sequence ATGGGCATTACTCTCCAACAAGTAGATTATACATACCAAGCCAACACACCTTTTGAAGGGCGTGCGCTTTTTGGTGTCGATTTGGAGATTGTAGACGGCTCTTTCACGGCGCTTATTGGCCATACTGGATCAGGAAAATCAACGATTTTACAGTTGCTAAATGGTCTGAATATCCCAACGTCAGGGACTGTTTTGATTGATGAGTTTTGTATTACACCAACCTCTGTCAATAAGGATATCAAGCAGGTGCGTAAAAAAGTTGGACTTGTTTTCCAGTTCCCGGAAAGTCAGGTTTTTGAAGAAACTGTCTTGAAAGATGTCGCTTTTGGACCACAGAATTTTGGAGTATCACAAGAAGAAGCAGAAGCAATTGCGCGTGAAAAACTAGCCTTGGTAGGCATCTCAGAAGATCTGTTTGACCGCAGTCCTTTTGAGTTATCTGGTGGTCAAATGCGACGGGTTGCCATTGCAGGGATTCTTGCTATGGAACCCAAAGTCTTGGTGCTTGATGAACCGACCGCAGGTCTTGACCCTGTAGGGCGTAGGGAATTGATGACCATTTTTAAGGAGCTCCACCAAGCGGGTATGACAGTTGTTCTCGTGACTCATCTAATGGACGATGTAGCTAACTTTGCAGATCATGTCTTTATTATGTCCAATGGAAAATTGGTCAAATCAGGCAGTCCTAGAGATGTTTTTCAAGCAGTTGATTTTATGGAAAGTATCCAGCTGGGAGTGCCTAAGATGACAAAATTTGCAGCGAATTTAGAACGAAGAGGATTTGTCTTTGAGCGTTTACCGATTACCATTGACGAATTTGTTGAGGTAATAGTGCATGGATAA
- a CDS encoding energy-coupling factor transporter transmembrane component T family protein — translation MDKLILGRYIPGDSVIHRLDPRSKLLAMMSFLLIIFWANNLVTNLLLFAFVLLVIFLSKIKLSFFINGVKPMIGIILFTTFFQIFFTGGHEVLWQFWILKVTEEGIQQAGIIFVRFVLIIFLSTLLTLTTMPLSLADGIEAGLAPLTYLKVPVHEIGLMLSMSLRFVPTLMDDTTRIMNAQRARGVDFGEGSLIQKVKSVIPILIPLFASSFKRADALATAMEARGYQGGDGRTKYRMLEWKLADSLVLVVMLILGTLLYFMKN, via the coding sequence ATGGATAAGTTGATTTTAGGCCGTTATATTCCAGGGGACTCGGTGATTCATCGTTTAGATCCACGTAGCAAATTGCTGGCCATGATGAGCTTTTTGTTGATTATTTTCTGGGCCAATAATTTGGTGACCAATCTCTTATTGTTTGCCTTTGTTCTTCTTGTCATTTTTTTATCCAAAATCAAATTAAGCTTTTTCATCAATGGTGTGAAACCGATGATTGGGATTATCTTGTTTACAACTTTTTTCCAAATCTTTTTTACGGGTGGTCATGAGGTGTTGTGGCAATTTTGGATTTTGAAAGTGACAGAAGAAGGGATTCAGCAGGCAGGTATTATCTTTGTTCGTTTTGTCTTGATTATTTTCCTGTCAACCCTCTTGACCCTAACCACCATGCCACTCAGTCTAGCAGATGGTATTGAGGCAGGCCTTGCCCCTCTTACCTATTTGAAGGTACCAGTTCATGAAATTGGTCTGATGTTGTCGATGAGCTTGCGTTTTGTACCGACCTTAATGGATGATACGACACGAATCATGAATGCCCAGCGGGCGCGTGGAGTTGATTTTGGAGAAGGAAGCCTCATTCAAAAGGTAAAATCAGTCATTCCAATTTTAATCCCGCTCTTTGCTTCTAGTTTTAAACGGGCAGACGCTTTGGCGACAGCCATGGAAGCACGGGGGTATCAAGGTGGAGACGGGCGAACCAAATACCGTATGCTAGAATGGAAGTTAGCAGATAGTCTAGTTTTAGTTGTCATGTTGATTTTAGGAACCCTTCTTTATTTTATGAAAAATTAG
- the sdaAA gene encoding L-serine ammonia-lyase, iron-sulfur-dependent, subunit alpha — translation MFYTIKELVSQANQDFSGNVAELMIETEIELTGRSREEILTLMSRNLTVMKSSIIDGLTESKSVSGLTGGDAAKLERYIQSGKTLSDKTILSAARNAIAVNELNAKMGLVCATPTAGSAGCLPAVLGVAIDKLGLNEKEQLDFLFTAGAFGLVIANNASISGAEGGCQAEVGSAAAMSAAAVTLAAGGNAFQASQAICFVIKNMLGLICDPVAGLVEVPCVKRNAMGASYALVAADMALAGIESKIPADEVILAMYQVGSSLPTAFRETAEGGLAITPTGLKLSKEIFGQ, via the coding sequence ATGTTTTATACAATTAAAGAACTGGTATCACAGGCAAATCAAGATTTTTCAGGCAATGTCGCTGAACTCATGATTGAAACAGAAATCGAGCTGACTGGGCGCTCTCGAGAAGAAATATTGACACTGATGTCAAGAAACTTGACAGTAATGAAATCATCCATTATTGATGGTCTAACAGAGAGCAAATCTGTATCTGGGTTAACAGGAGGCGATGCTGCTAAACTTGAACGCTATATCCAGTCTGGCAAAACCTTGTCAGACAAAACAATCCTCTCTGCCGCTCGCAATGCTATTGCGGTAAATGAATTAAATGCTAAGATGGGATTGGTCTGCGCTACCCCAACTGCTGGCTCTGCTGGCTGCCTGCCTGCTGTTCTAGGAGTAGCTATTGACAAACTTGGACTAAATGAAAAAGAACAGCTCGACTTCCTCTTTACAGCAGGAGCTTTTGGTCTGGTAATTGCAAACAACGCTTCTATTTCGGGAGCAGAAGGAGGTTGTCAAGCCGAAGTTGGCTCTGCCGCTGCTATGTCAGCTGCTGCTGTCACCTTAGCTGCAGGAGGAAACGCCTTTCAAGCTAGTCAAGCGATTTGCTTTGTCATCAAAAATATGCTCGGTCTGATTTGCGATCCTGTTGCTGGTCTTGTAGAAGTCCCGTGTGTCAAGCGAAATGCCATGGGAGCTAGCTACGCCCTCGTTGCAGCCGATATGGCGCTAGCAGGGATTGAGTCAAAAATTCCTGCAGACGAAGTCATTCTTGCCATGTACCAAGTCGGCTCTAGCCTGCCTACCGCCTTTCGAGAAACAGCAGAGGGGGGGCTTGCCATCACTCCAACTGGTCTAAAACTAAGCAAGGAGATATTTGGACAATGA
- the sdaAB gene encoding L-serine ammonia-lyase, iron-sulfur-dependent subunit beta, with protein sequence MTNLKFQSVFDIIGPVMIGPSSSHTAGAVRIGKIVSSIFGETPTEVEFQLYNSFAKTYRGHGTDVALVAGILGMDTDDPRIPDSLDIARERGIKVYWKINRESNTPHPNTTRIIIKNEYKSISATGVSIGGGNIQVTELNGFAVNLNMNTPTIIIVHQDVPGMIAKVTDILSKYDINIAQMNVTRESAGEKAIMIIEVDSRQCGDSIAEIEEIPHLHNVNFFN encoded by the coding sequence ATGACTAATTTAAAATTTCAATCCGTCTTTGATATCATTGGACCTGTCATGATTGGCCCATCATCTAGCCATACAGCAGGAGCTGTTCGCATCGGAAAAATCGTCTCATCCATTTTTGGTGAGACTCCGACAGAAGTCGAATTTCAACTCTACAATTCATTTGCCAAAACCTATCGGGGCCACGGAACTGATGTTGCCCTAGTAGCCGGTATCCTAGGAATGGACACGGATGACCCTCGTATTCCAGACTCCCTTGATATTGCCCGAGAAAGAGGCATCAAGGTCTACTGGAAAATCAATAGAGAAAGTAATACTCCCCACCCCAACACAACCCGTATCATCATTAAAAATGAGTACAAGTCCATCTCTGCAACAGGTGTATCCATTGGGGGAGGAAATATCCAAGTGACCGAGCTAAACGGCTTTGCAGTCAACCTGAATATGAACACCCCAACTATCATCATCGTCCACCAAGATGTTCCTGGAATGATTGCAAAAGTGACGGATATTCTATCAAAGTATGACATCAATATCGCCCAAATGAACGTGACCCGTGAAAGTGCTGGAGAAAAAGCGATTATGATTATTGAAGTCGATTCCAGACAATGTGGTGACTCCATTGCTGAAATTGAAGAAATTCCACATTTACACAATGTCAACTTCTTTAACTAG
- the mnmA gene encoding tRNA 2-thiouridine(34) synthase MnmA produces the protein MGDNSKIRVVVGMSGGVDSSVTALLLKEQGYDVIGIFMKNWDDTDENGFCTATEDYKDVAAVADQIGIPYYSVNFEKEYWDRVFEYFLAEYRAGRTPNPDVMCNKEIKFKAFLDYAMNLGADYVATGHYAQVKRDENGAVHMLRAADNGKDQTYFLSQLSQEQLQKTMFPLGHLQKSEVREIAERAGLATAKKKDSTGICFIGEKNFKEFLSQYLPAQKGRMMTVDGRDMGEHAGLMYYTIGQRGGLGIGGQIGGDNAPWFVVGKDLSQNILYVGQGFYHESLMSTSLTASQVHFTKDMPENFTLECTAKFRYRQPDSKVTVHVKGDKAEVVFAEPQRAITPGQAVVFYNGEECLGGGMIDLAFKDGKVCQYI, from the coding sequence ATGGGTGATAACTCAAAGATACGTGTTGTCGTTGGTATGAGTGGGGGTGTTGATTCCTCTGTCACGGCCCTGTTACTCAAGGAGCAAGGCTATGATGTGATTGGCATCTTCATGAAAAACTGGGATGATACAGACGAAAATGGTTTTTGCACAGCAACAGAAGACTACAAAGATGTTGCAGCTGTTGCCGATCAAATCGGGATTCCGTACTACTCTGTCAACTTTGAAAAAGAGTATTGGGACCGAGTGTTTGAATATTTCCTTGCTGAATATCGTGCAGGACGGACACCAAATCCTGATGTAATGTGCAATAAGGAAATTAAATTTAAAGCCTTCTTGGACTATGCTATGAACTTAGGTGCTGATTATGTGGCGACAGGTCACTATGCACAGGTCAAGCGAGATGAGAATGGAGCGGTTCACATGCTTCGGGCTGCTGATAATGGTAAGGATCAAACCTACTTCCTCAGCCAATTGTCTCAAGAGCAATTGCAGAAAACCATGTTTCCTTTAGGACATTTGCAAAAATCAGAAGTGCGTGAAATTGCAGAACGTGCTGGGCTTGCCACAGCTAAGAAAAAAGATTCGACTGGGATTTGTTTTATCGGTGAAAAGAACTTTAAAGAATTTCTCAGCCAGTATCTGCCTGCTCAAAAAGGACGCATGATGACAGTTGATGGTCGAGATATGGGGGAGCATGCAGGTCTCATGTATTACACCATTGGTCAACGTGGGGGACTTGGTATCGGTGGACAAATTGGTGGAGATAATGCTCCATGGTTTGTTGTCGGAAAAGATTTGTCACAAAATATTTTATATGTGGGACAAGGATTCTATCATGAGTCGTTGATGTCAACTAGCTTGACAGCTAGTCAAGTTCACTTTACAAAGGACATGCCTGAGAACTTTACGCTAGAATGTACGGCGAAATTCCGTTACCGTCAACCAGATTCCAAGGTTACAGTACATGTTAAAGGTGACAAAGCAGAAGTTGTCTTTGCTGAACCACAACGTGCCATTACACCAGGTCAAGCCGTTGTTTTCTATAATGGCGAAGAGTGTCTAGGTGGGGGCATGATTGACCTTGCCTTTAAAGATGGGAAAGTGTGTCAGTATATTTAG
- a CDS encoding NUDIX hydrolase: MMKNSQLFLSYREDTQKYYTIGGAIQVGESTEAAVVREVKEELGIDVAVKQLAFIVENEFTVVDKKEPVNFHNIEFHYIVELLGNLPSQMIEEEWGSPCYWIDVDNLVNIDVVPAFLKTALPSWSGAIEHIRIKGD; this comes from the coding sequence ATTATGAAAAATAGCCAGCTTTTTCTTTCCTATCGTGAGGATACTCAGAAATACTATACGATTGGCGGAGCTATTCAGGTTGGCGAGTCAACAGAAGCTGCAGTAGTCCGAGAGGTAAAAGAAGAACTAGGGATTGATGTAGCAGTCAAGCAACTAGCTTTTATTGTTGAAAATGAGTTTACAGTAGTTGACAAGAAAGAGCCGGTCAATTTTCACAATATTGAGTTTCACTATATCGTTGAACTACTGGGGAATCTGCCTTCTCAGATGATTGAGGAAGAGTGGGGAAGTCCGTGTTATTGGATAGATGTTGACAACCTTGTCAATATTGATGTAGTTCCTGCTTTTTTGAAAACGGCCTTACCTAGCTGGTCAGGGGCGATTGAACATATCAGAATTAAAGGAGACTAG
- a CDS encoding energy-coupling factor ABC transporter ATP-binding protein encodes MTNIIEVKHVSYKYDQEDEHYTLNDVSFHVKQGEWLSIIGHNGSGKSTTVRLIDGLLEAESGEIIISGDVLTPKNVWEKRRQIGMVFQNPDNQFVGATVEDDVAFGLENQGVPLEEMKQRVQEALELVGMTDFKKREPARLSGGQKQRVAIAGVVALRPNIIILDEATSMLDPEGRLDLIRIVKDIKEKHQITVISITHDLDEVALSDRVMVMKKGQIESISGPADLFMREDLKDLGLDQPFTATLVQQLREKGLDVPLRYFTEEELEETLWALLSNK; translated from the coding sequence ATGACAAATATTATTGAAGTAAAACACGTTAGCTATAAATATGACCAAGAAGATGAGCATTATACCTTGAATGATGTGTCGTTTCACGTGAAACAAGGAGAATGGCTTTCCATTATTGGTCACAATGGTTCAGGAAAATCAACTACGGTTCGTCTAATTGATGGGCTTCTAGAGGCAGAATCTGGAGAGATTATCATCTCAGGTGATGTCTTGACACCAAAAAACGTCTGGGAAAAACGCCGTCAGATTGGCATGGTTTTTCAAAATCCCGACAATCAGTTTGTCGGAGCAACGGTGGAAGATGATGTTGCCTTTGGCTTAGAAAATCAAGGTGTTCCCCTAGAAGAAATGAAGCAGCGTGTACAGGAAGCTTTAGAATTGGTCGGTATGACAGATTTTAAAAAGCGTGAACCTGCTAGACTGTCTGGTGGTCAGAAGCAGCGGGTAGCGATTGCAGGAGTTGTTGCTTTGCGGCCAAATATTATTATCCTTGACGAGGCAACCAGCATGCTAGATCCTGAAGGACGCTTGGATTTGATTCGGATTGTCAAGGACATCAAGGAAAAGCATCAGATTACGGTAATTTCGATTACGCATGATTTGGACGAAGTGGCCTTGAGTGATCGGGTAATGGTTATGAAAAAAGGTCAGATTGAATCGATTAGTGGTCCAGCAGACTTGTTTATGCGTGAGGATTTAAAGGATTTGGGCTTAGACCAGCCCTTTACAGCAACCTTGGTTCAGCAATTGCGTGAAAAGGGGCTAGATGTGCCGTTACGCTATTTTACAGAAGAGGAATTAGAAGAAACATTATGGGCATTACTCTCCAACAAGTAG
- the mnmG gene encoding tRNA uridine-5-carboxymethylaminomethyl(34) synthesis enzyme MnmG translates to MTYSFTEEYDVIVIGAGHAGVEAGLATSRMGCKTLLATINLDMVAFMPCNPSIGGSAKGIVVREIDALGGEMGRNIDKTYIQMKMLNTGKGPAVRALRAQADKAKYSLEMKRTVEQQENLTLRQTMIDEILVEENRVIGVRTATNQYFAAKAVIVTTGTALRGEIIIGDLKYSSGPNNSLASITLADNLKDLGLEIGRFKTGTPPRVNARTVDYTATEIQPGDEKPNHFSFLSKDEDYLQDQIPCWLTYTNARSHEIINSNLHRAPMFSGVVKGVGPRYCPSIEDKIVRFADKERHQLFLEPEGRDTDEIYVQGLSTSLPEDVQKDLVHSIKGLENAEMMRTGYAIEYDMVMPHQLRATLETKKISGLFTAGQTNGTSGYEEAAGQGIIAGINAALKVQGKPELILKRSDGYIGVMIDDLVTKGTVEPYRLLTSRAEYRLILRHDNADMRLTEIGRQVGLVDDERYRVFQIHKNQFENEMARLDSIKLKPVKETNEKVVAMGFKPLTDALTAKEFMRRPEITYADVLQFVGPATEELSDKTIELIETEVKYEGYISKALDQVEKMKRMEEKRIPADIDWDDIDSIATEARQKFKLISPETIGQASRISGVNPADISILMVYLEGRSRSISKTKAKNND, encoded by the coding sequence ATGACATATTCGTTTACAGAAGAGTATGACGTGATTGTAATTGGTGCGGGCCATGCGGGTGTAGAAGCGGGTCTTGCCACCAGTCGGATGGGGTGTAAGACCCTTCTTGCAACGATTAACTTGGACATGGTGGCCTTTATGCCGTGTAATCCCTCTATCGGTGGATCGGCTAAGGGGATTGTAGTCCGTGAGATTGATGCTCTTGGTGGCGAAATGGGGCGCAATATTGACAAGACCTACATTCAGATGAAAATGCTGAATACGGGTAAAGGTCCTGCTGTGCGCGCTCTTCGTGCCCAGGCTGATAAGGCCAAATACTCGCTAGAGATGAAGCGTACGGTGGAGCAACAGGAGAATCTAACTCTTCGTCAGACCATGATTGATGAGATTTTGGTTGAAGAAAATCGAGTCATCGGTGTTCGGACAGCGACCAATCAGTATTTTGCAGCAAAGGCGGTCATTGTAACAACAGGAACGGCTTTGCGTGGTGAAATTATTATCGGGGATCTAAAATATTCATCTGGTCCAAACAACAGCTTAGCTTCTATTACTTTGGCGGATAACTTGAAAGATTTGGGTCTTGAAATTGGGCGGTTTAAGACAGGAACGCCACCTCGTGTCAATGCTAGAACAGTGGACTATACCGCAACAGAAATTCAACCCGGAGACGAGAAGCCCAATCATTTTTCTTTTTTATCCAAAGATGAGGATTATCTGCAAGACCAGATTCCATGCTGGTTGACTTATACCAATGCACGCAGTCATGAGATTATCAATAGTAATTTGCACCGTGCACCGATGTTCTCAGGTGTAGTCAAGGGGGTAGGTCCACGCTATTGTCCATCTATTGAGGATAAAATCGTGCGTTTTGCGGATAAAGAGCGTCATCAGTTGTTCTTAGAGCCTGAGGGGCGTGATACCGATGAGATTTACGTTCAGGGACTTTCAACTAGCCTTCCAGAAGATGTGCAAAAGGACTTGGTTCACTCTATTAAGGGACTTGAAAATGCAGAAATGATGCGAACAGGCTATGCGATTGAGTATGATATGGTCATGCCTCATCAATTGCGGGCAACCCTTGAAACCAAGAAAATTTCAGGATTATTTACAGCAGGACAGACCAATGGAACTTCTGGCTATGAAGAGGCTGCTGGTCAAGGAATTATCGCAGGAATTAATGCGGCGTTGAAAGTACAGGGCAAGCCAGAGTTAATTTTGAAGCGTAGTGATGGCTATATTGGCGTGATGATTGATGATTTGGTGACTAAAGGAACAGTTGAACCTTATCGCCTCTTGACGAGTCGGGCAGAATATCGTTTAATTTTACGCCATGACAATGCAGATATGCGTTTGACAGAAATTGGGCGCCAGGTTGGTTTGGTCGATGATGAGCGTTATCGGGTCTTTCAGATTCACAAGAACCAGTTCGAAAATGAAATGGCGCGGTTGGATTCAATCAAGTTAAAACCTGTCAAGGAAACCAATGAGAAGGTTGTCGCGATGGGCTTTAAACCGCTGACAGATGCGTTGACTGCAAAAGAATTTATGAGAAGACCTGAGATTACCTATGCGGATGTCCTTCAATTTGTCGGTCCAGCTACTGAGGAACTGTCTGATAAGACCATTGAATTGATTGAAACCGAGGTGAAATATGAGGGCTATATTAGCAAGGCCTTAGATCAGGTTGAGAAGATGAAACGCATGGAGGAAAAACGGATTCCAGCAGATATTGACTGGGATGATATTGACTCGATTGCAACGGAAGCTCGTCAGAAATTTAAGCTGATTTCTCCTGAAACGATTGGACAGGCAAGCCGTATCTCAGGGGTCAATCCGGCAGATATTTCAATCCTCATGGTTTATTTAGAAGGGCGTAGTCGCTCCATTTCAAAGACTAAGGCAAAAAATAATGACTAA